CCCTCTGTTCTGCACTCATCTGTCTGGCCTGTGCCCCCCACACTCCCATCCTCGGTCTGCCTGTGACCGCAGTTTCATTGAGTACCTGCTGGATACCAAGGGACCCTGGGGACTCAGGCATGATCAGGCCAGACCCCTGCTGTTCAAGTTCTAGACACAGGAGAGTCATGTCAGTGCCAGCTGGTCAGGACTTCTGTGCTCAGGTGGGAAAGGGGCCGGCAGGTATTGGAGACGTGGAGACAGGGCCGCAGGATATCCTGGCCCAGGAGTGGGAgctagaaaggaaaggagggcCGTTTCATCCGCTGAGACGTGGCAGGCAAGCAGGTCTGGGGGAAAGTCAGGAGCTCGGGCATGGATGGGAGGACTCCTGGGTTGGCGGGAGGAAGGTCTGGAAGTTGAGGGATGTGGCCTGGGCTGGAAATGTCAATGGAGCGGCACTGCGTGAGCTTGGATGGAGGGGAGCACCCCACGGTGGCCCCACTTTCTAAGTCAGGGAGGTAAGAGCCAGTTTCAGCAGCTGTTCTCAGCCAGGGATGGTATTGCCCGCTGCCCCCCCCACGtcatctggagacattttgggtGCCACAGTTGAAGAAGGGGCACGGCTGGCATCTAGTGGACGGGCAGGGGAGCCGCTCCTGTGCAGGGCACAAGATAAGACTTCCTCACAGGAAAAGAGTGGTCTAGTAGCGCAAAGGCTGAGAAAACCCAAACGAGAAACTGAAAGAGACccaaagagggaggagggaaccaGGAGTGATGTGCAGTGAGGTCCGAGGGGGGCAGCAGTTCTTGAGGTCATTGGTGGCTTTGCCCAGTCTTTCCAGGGGGTGCTGGGGGCCGAGCCACAGGGTGGGCCCCAGGAGGATTTGCCTCCAGGAAGCtttggaggagaggaaaagagggcGGGGGAGTGGGGCCCTGGAGTTTTTTGAGAGGAGGAAGTTTTGCTAGAGAGAGGTTTGCTTcttgtaaaagaagaaagaaataactttTGCTGATGGGGAAGGTTTTGATAAAGGAAATCTTACCATGCAGGAGACAGCAgttgcccctccctccccccccccaaccccatccccccCAAGGCGAGGGATTGGCTGGGTTCCAGGTGGTTTTGAGGATGTCACATTGGAAACCTCACGGGGAATCCGCACTGGTCGAGACAGATGCTGGGTGTGGGAGCAGCAACACGGTGTCTCCAGGGAGGGGGTGTGGACGGTGGGGGCCCTGCGGCACCTCAGGCGGCCGAGCTGTCCTCCCCCTTCCCCCGCTGCCCTCTGTCTCTGCCCGCCCTGTCCCAGCCCCCCTCACAGCCGCACTCTCCCCACAGCGTGACCTGGACTTCACCATTGACCTGGACTTCAAGGGCCAGCTGTGTGAGCTCTCCTGCTCCACTGACTACCGGATGCGCTGAGGCGGCGCCCGGCTTCTCCCACCCCAGCCAGGCTGGCCCTGCAAGGGCCCAGGGGCTGCGGCGTTCTTAGGCGGTTTCGGGGctcccccttcctctccctccctcccacagaAGGGGGTTttaggggctgggggtgggggggcacatCGTGACTGTGTTTTTCATAACTTATGTTTTTATATGGTTGCATTTACGCCAATAAATCCTCAGCTGGGATGGCAGCTCAGCTTCCTGGGGGACACGGTGGGGTCAGGCTTCTGCCTGCAGGCGTCCAAACCGCCCAGGGCAAAGAGACAGCCTGCTGGCGGCTTCAGGTCTCTGTCACTACTTCTGTGTCTCTGGGTCTTGCTGCCTTTCCCCAGCCTCCCGGATTCCACAGCCTTCACTCTCAAGTCCCACCTGGCCCTCAGCTCACTCACAGGGTGGTCTCCATTGGCTCTCAGAGtctgtgcccccccccccccccccatctaaTGTCCCCTGTCACCGGGGCCTCTGCCgggctgggggagggctggggtgTGGATTCCCAGCACAGCTGGCCTCTGAGGTTTCCCAGAAGCCCTCTCTCCGGCCTTCCCCCGTCACACACATTGTTCCTCTTGGGCTGTTTTTTCCTGTCCAGGACCCTCCAAGGCCAAACCAAGGCTGATTGGCAGTGCCCGCTGCCCTGCCCTTTCCACCTGGGGAAACTGAgtcggggcagggggcgggggttcAGAGAGTTCTTTGTGGGGGTGgcagcctgcctcctcccccagcctggcTTGGAACTCGGGGTTCCCACTGTCTACCCCACCTTGGAGATGCAGAGACCCCACTGGCCTTCACCGTTTCCAGTGACTGGCTCTCCAGTCTCTGCTGCAGATGTGGTGCCTGCGCCTGCCCACCCTGCCCTTCCCAAGGCCATGTCCCAAAGTCACGGGCCCCCTAGGTCTCAGTCCACACGACCTGGATCACCCTAGACAGAACCCATGACCTTTCCATGGCCTTCCTACAGCTGCTTCAGCACAGCTGAAACGCTTGGCCTGCTGGCACCCCACACCCATCTGCATATATTCCTCTTCTACCAGGATGGTGTTAGGGCCCGACTTGAGGTGCCTCAGTTTGCCGCCTGTCCCAATTGTCAGCGCCCCGCGTTGCCCAGCCCCCGCCCTGGAAGTCGCCTGTCCCTTGACATTGCTGTGCCAAAACTCGGCAGAAGAGGGTGAAGTCGCGCCTTGCAGcatccccgcccccagccctttCCAGGAAGCCCTAAACTGCGTCGCCACTTGCAGGTGTCAGctgccccgcccctcctccctccGCCTTAAAGGGGTCGCGTCTCCCGGGGCCTCCCAGGGGCATCGACGGCACCGTGGGTCCCCGTGGGTCCCGTGAGGTCTCCTTGGTCGCGGTGCGGGAAGTGGGCATCCCGAGTCCTCATCCTGCCCTTCTGGCGTGGTGTGGCTCATTCGGCCTCAGTTTGCACGGTCTGAGAAGTGGGGACGCCCTGATTTCCTGACGCTAAAGCAAGCGCTCAGGGCATTTTCTAGgcccggggagggggcgggggcgcaCCCCGGAGGAGCCGCTTCGCCCACCGGTTTCTCAAACGCCggtccgccccacccccacgatGACCACCCACATTCTCTTGCTGTTGCTCGTCGCCTCCTCCATCCTGGGGGACCCGGACCCGGACTCGGCAGGCAGGTGAGAAACGCCGAGGGCAGCGGGGACGGGGCGGGAGGGAGACCGCGGGGGGTGTGCGCCCTCTCTAGGCCGTTTTCCGCTTCGGTGGAATGGGAAGTTGGCCAGGAAATGGGCCTCGCCTGTTCCGGAGTTCTGGGTACCCCCCCGAGCCCCCTTTCTCGGGTGGGGTGTTTGAACCCCGTCTTCTCCCATGCTCCGTCCCCAGGCGGCCCCAGCCCCAGGTCTCCCAGCAGCGCGGGCACCTCTGTTCCCTGGGCACGTGCCAGACCCACCGCCTGCCAGAGATCATATACTGGCTCCGGTCTGCCTCCACCAAGGAGCCCTCAGGGAAGGCTGGCCGCAAGCCTCAGGATCCCCACAGCTACGGGCGCCGCCGGCGGCGCGAGGCCAGAATCCCTCTACGTCTCCAGGACCCCAGCCTGCGGCAAGGCCAGCGCAGTGCCCAGCTCGCTGGGTGATGCTGGGCACATCTCTGCTCGTCCCCTGGCTTCAGTTTACCCATCGTGTATTGGGGCTGTGACTTCAAGTTTCAAGATCCCCTAACCACCTCCTGGGCTCTCCCCGCGCTGTGACTGGGCTGGACCCACGTGCACACCGGCCCCAGCAGGGACAAAGAATATTAACGTCCAGAGCTGAATAAAACGAGAGTTCCATGTTTCAGTCGGCTTGTCTGTCCCCATTCTGGCCTCCCAATTTGAGTCGGGTCTCTAATATATTCTCCGCTTTATCTAGGCaattcccccccaccccaacgGAAGCCCCTCTGATTAACTTGAATCCGACCCGCTGTAGCACCTCCACGCCAACTCAGTCCCTGCAGCCGCATCTCCCGTGGGTGGTTTTCGTGGGTCTACTGGACCCCAAAgcagtcccctccctcccctgggtgGTGGGGCTGAGATTCGCTCCGGCTCCCACGCGCGTGGGCTGAACTCTAAGCTGAGCTTCTTTCCTCgatgagaaaggagagaaaagagacagagtggACTCCGGAGCCGAAGAAGCTGGGGTTCGGAGGAGAGGTGCTGCGTAAAACAGGGGAGGCCCAATAGTGGAGAATCGGGCGGGTAGGAGTCTGAAGGCAGGGGATGCAATGGAGGGAGGGGATTGGACGCTGGAATTTGAAGGGGGCGGGAACTGAGCGCAGAGAATTGAAGGGGGCGGGGATAAAACCCGGGGATTGAATACACGGCTAGGCACCCGAGAGACAGAAACTGGGGTTCCTGGATTTTGGATGGTCGGAGGCGACAGGAGCTCCGGAGGCGCATCAGCCAAGTCGTGGACTCACAGCACTGGGACATATGCAAGTGGGAGGCTC
Above is a genomic segment from Ovis canadensis isolate MfBH-ARS-UI-01 breed Bighorn chromosome 14, ARS-UI_OviCan_v2, whole genome shotgun sequence containing:
- the ADM5 gene encoding putative adrenomedullin-5-like protein, whose translation is MTTHILLLLLVASSILGDPDPDSAGRRPQPQVSQQRGHLCSLGTCQTHRLPEIIYWLRSASTKEPSGKAGRKPQDPHSYGRRRRREARIPLRLQDPSLRQGQRSAQLAG